In Daphnia pulicaria isolate SC F1-1A chromosome 9, SC_F0-13Bv2, whole genome shotgun sequence, the genomic stretch gaaagttaACCCAGACAACAAGGTCAAACCTGTTGGCATTATTTCATATCCAGATCATATGtataacacacaaaaaaaaaaactaggctGTACACACGGTTCTTTTTCCCAGTCTCCGGCTGCTGGCGAACACCAGTGATTGTGTGATCCAGCCAGTGATCGAGTCCAGTCTTCTACATTCATTTTCtggcttcttcctttttacaTTATTAAATCACAATTCATCCGTCACTACTACACTAACAATTCATCATGTGCTGCAAATTGAACCGATTCTGTTGCTGCGCCTTTACGCTCCAAACGGGCACCAAAGTCATTGCCAACGTTTACCTGGTAAAGTATTCTGAATTTTGaatcaattgaattatttaataTCGCTAACATTCTCCTCAATACTTACCGCAACAGCTGGCTGAAGTCATAGCGCTCACGTATCTGAGCATTTCAGAGTTCTGCGGACTGTTTTCTTCAACAGGTAAATTCGATAATAACGTCCATTGAtgattattaaaataataattttatttatttatttattagacCTAGTCACTGTGATGGCCCTGGCCATTTTCAGTACGATCCTGGTTTTAATTGCCGCCAGTAAGGATAGCAACGCTTCACTCCTCATGCCCTGGCTCTTTCTGTGCGCCATTTTGATACTCGGATGGTTCGGCTATATTGGATGGATTATCATCA encodes the following:
- the LOC124313419 gene encoding uncharacterized protein LOC124313419; its protein translation is MCCKLNRFCCCAFTLQTGTKVIANVYLLAEVIALTYLSISEFCGLFSSTDLVTVMALAIFSTILVLIAASKDSNASLLMPWLFLCAILILGWFGYIGWIIINTGGHAVIIFCFMLIGLAGIEVASAALAATIGTMLVIYNWMVVYSYYHQLMEKKDQPFEEDADSISYIKYP